The sequence GCATTGGAGTTGCGCCCTCCGATCATGATTTTACGCATGCTGTATTTGAGGCTCCAAAAGCCACTCGCATCGTATTAAGTCTTAagatatttaaaatgtaatattGTTTTCGTTAtggactgttgttgttttttgtttggtttaacTATTACAGAGGAACGACGCATCACTTTTTTTTCACCTGTGGCGACACTGAACGGCAACTAGGTGACATTTCAATGACACCGATTAAGTTTGATAAGACCGTACCTTAGATAAACCAGGCACCGGTTTGTGTTCTGATAAGGAATGTAGATAATCTAAATTAAACCATTGTATAGGACATTTGGTTGTATTTAGTAGctattatattgtatatgaTAGGCAACACAGATTACAATGAAAAGGAGTGTTAACTGAAAAGAATAAGGGTTTATGTATGTGTTAGCCTATGTTTTCAAATACTTGAAGCATATTTTGTTGTTCTAAAAGTGACAGAGTAATCATTTATTTTCTCCTTTTTGTTGTTTAGATCCTGAAGGAGATCAGTACTCTCTTCCCGTTCTTCAAAGGAAACTACAAGGGATGGCGGGACTCAGTGAGACACAACCTCTCCTCATACGACTGCTTTGTGAAGGTTAGTGTCTTTTATATCGCACCCACTGTGGCTTTATATACTGTGGGTACACTGTAAGAGGGAAGGAGGTTAGGTGGGGGTTTGGGCGGAAGCATTCAtcaaataagtgtgtgtttgtttactttgtGGCGGTGTTTGCTCGGTGCGAAGCTAAGCCGGATTGTATTTCACTTGAGTCTCACGTCACCCTCTCCTCCGTTCTCCGCGCGTAGGTGCTGAAGGACCCCGGGAAGCCCCAGGGAAAGGGCAACTTCTGGGCCGTGGAGCTGTGCCGCGTGCCCCTGGAGCTCCTCAAGAGGCAGAACACGGCCGTGTCGCGGCAGGACGAGACCATCTTCGCCAAGGACCTGGCCCCCTACATCCTCCACAGCCACACCCACAAGCCTTGGGacgagcccccccctccccgggacAACCACGTGACgtccctgccctcctcctcctcctcctcctcctcctcctcctcctcctccggctcctcctaccCCTCTCCCCCGCGGGAGGACCTGTACCGCCCCAAGCTGGACTCCTCCTTCGCCATCGACTCCCTGCTGCACAGCCTGAGGCCCGCCAGCACGGGCGAGGCCGACGGCCGGGCCCACGGCGGagacggctgggggggggaagccaaacagccgcagcagccgcagccgcagcagcaacacctccacctccggcCCTCCCCAAGGCCGCGCTACACCTCCTCCGTGCGCAGCGCCTCGGCCAGCTCGgccagccccgcctcctccctctccgaGGAGGACTGGCGCCCGCCGCCGGCCCGGGGCGGgcagcgggcggcggcggcggcagcgggggTCGAGGGCGGCTCGGACGACTGCGACGACTGCCGGCCCCCGCAGCACAAGTCGGCGCGGCGGGAGGGGGCCCCGGCGCCCTGGGAGCTGCCCACCTCCTACGCCAAGTACGCCCCCCCCAACACGGTGGCCCCGCCCAGCATGCGCTTCAACGGGGGCCCGCTCATCCCTCTGCACGGGGGGATGCCGCTGTACAGCTACGGGGCCTCGCCCATGGGGCCCGGTCACTTCCTGGGACACACCTATTGGCCCATCCTGCCCAGCGGCCGCATCTCCATCCAGCCCCCCGCCATCCTCATGGACCTGGACAGCATGCTGCAGTCGGTGCCCCCAAACAAGAGCGTGTTTGACGTGCTGGTGCCGGCGAGCCAGGGCTCACACCCGCACCCGCACCCGCACACGCACCACTCGCCGCTGGGTCAGTACACGCTACAGAACGGACCTCCCCTCAACAGGTACCCGCAGTACTGACGGGCCCCCGTACTCGTAGTACGCAATGCCACTCAAAGAGACGTTTTATGGACACACGATGTGATGAGTGGGAAGAGACCTTGTGTGGAGTGTTGTCATCCGGAGAGGAGCGTGAATTACAAAAGACTTGTTCGTGTCAGTATTGGCCTGAAGAACAGCCGGGAGCCCGGCAAGACCCCGGGAGTTCTACCCATCCCACAGTTTGCACTGAGGATGATATTTGCACTATTGTTTTTAATCTGGGTATTTTCGTATGAGAGAATGCATCTGTTTGCAACCTACCTCGATGGGTGAATGTTTAATTTCTGATCTTTCACACAGAGAAATCATAAAGAGCAGTCGTTTTATTAAATTTGGCAGAAGGAAAAGATAACTATATAAGGGTTGTTCTTTTGGTTAAATTTTGCCTTGCATGTCCAAAAAATTAAGTCGCAATCATTGGAGACACTTTATATACAATTAAATGACAATATCTACCTCAGTCTCTCGATGGAAAGGACTATGTTAGTTTGGACGATATAAACTGCAAGTTTACAATTCATGTTTTATccattcatgtattcatgttttCCCCCATGTTTGTTCTGATCTTTTTCTTTCAAATCCTCGCACACATATCAGGCAATGCCAAGACTTGTTGGTGGTACTGCTATTTTTCTAtccctttttttgtctttttttttttatacttgacAATGAATGTTTGTACATTTATATTCCTAAAGTTTTACAGTTGTTCCACTCAGGGTTTAAAAAGTTAATTTGTGTGCCACAGCACACAAATTGTAATGTTAATGTTCCAAAATGATACATTATCATTTGGTGGAATACATTTAAAGTGTCTTAAAAGAGTCTTAAATATTCCATGAATAAAGACTTCAAATTATCTTCTGATGGTTGTACTTCCATTTCAATCAGAAAAATGGGTTAAACATAAACGAGTAAAATAAAGAGTTTTCAtggggggccacacacacacacacacacaggcgcgcaaaGCTGATTTACATCACCAGTTCCCCAGCCGTCAGCCCCCTGCCGTGTCCGCTGCAAAGACCCCTATCTCTTTATCAGCTGCCCCTTGCATGCCTgcactccttctccccccccccccaatcccccctcATTCCtgatgggttggggggggacaCCCTTTCACCAGAGCCGTCACcccaccctaccccccccccacatgcaATCAAGTCTCATGCATGCCTGCACATGGACCCCTGCTGAGCTCTATCTTTAAACCAGCCTTTAGTGTAAACTCAGGAATTTATATGAACTGGCTATAAGGTTTGCCGACCAATCAATATCATGATTAGAGATGACAGATAAAAAGGTTTTGAGCTTCAAACTGGGCTTTTGGCACACATAGCGATATTAGCTTGAAATGATGGATACAGGGTTATTAATAACTTTGTAAGACAGAGGGAATTAGACATCCTGTCCAAAATATTGGTGGAAGAAAGGTTCAAATCACTGGAAAAAAAAC is a genomic window of Gadus chalcogrammus isolate NIFS_2021 chromosome 23, NIFS_Gcha_1.0, whole genome shotgun sequence containing:
- the foxh1 gene encoding forkhead box protein H1 isoform X2, which codes for MILKEISTLFPFFKGNYKGWRDSVRHNLSSYDCFVKVLKDPGKPQGKGNFWAVELCRVPLELLKRQNTAVSRQDETIFAKDLAPYILHSHTHKPWDEPPPPRDNHVTSLPSSSSSSSSSSSSSGSSYPSPPREDLYRPKLDSSFAIDSLLHSLRPASTGEADGRAHGGDGWGGEAKQPQQPQPQQQHLHLRPSPRPRYTSSVRSASASSASPASSLSEEDWRPPPARGGQRAAAAAAGVEGGSDDCDDCRPPQHKSARREGAPAPWELPTSYAKYAPPNTVAPPSMRFNGGPLIPLHGGMPLYSYGASPMGPGHFLGHTYWPILPSGRISIQPPAILMDLDSMLQSVPPNKSVFDVLVPASQGSHPHPHPHTHHSPLGQYTLQNGPPLNRYPQY
- the foxh1 gene encoding forkhead box protein H1 isoform X1, whose protein sequence is MTKQQWMEQRGLAPTAQPYLQTHRDPHLDSHSVNEYTRNYNPSHRSVGRRSSSPKHGFRGYCSSDASGKDAHRLESLGGNPEQRRSTGATATMDTTILPENCLLSGSPPYLTSQARVEVTDARREAMDVDVEKNSGCSRKKNYQRYPKPPYSYLAMISMVIQNSPEKKLTLSEILKEISTLFPFFKGNYKGWRDSVRHNLSSYDCFVKVLKDPGKPQGKGNFWAVELCRVPLELLKRQNTAVSRQDETIFAKDLAPYILHSHTHKPWDEPPPPRDNHVTSLPSSSSSSSSSSSSSGSSYPSPPREDLYRPKLDSSFAIDSLLHSLRPASTGEADGRAHGGDGWGGEAKQPQQPQPQQQHLHLRPSPRPRYTSSVRSASASSASPASSLSEEDWRPPPARGGQRAAAAAAGVEGGSDDCDDCRPPQHKSARREGAPAPWELPTSYAKYAPPNTVAPPSMRFNGGPLIPLHGGMPLYSYGASPMGPGHFLGHTYWPILPSGRISIQPPAILMDLDSMLQSVPPNKSVFDVLVPASQGSHPHPHPHTHHSPLGQYTLQNGPPLNRYPQY